Below is a genomic region from Medicago truncatula cultivar Jemalong A17 chromosome 3, MtrunA17r5.0-ANR, whole genome shotgun sequence.
TAATGCAGGTTGACAAGCTTAAAAGCGAACTCGAAGCACAAAACAGTGAGAAAGTGAACTGGGAATCTCGGGTAGCCAAGTTAGAGAAAAAGATTCATGATTTGAACTCAAAACTAGAGGATGTAAGTTGTACACTTGGCTAgattgtttaattttgtttagaaGTAAATCTGAGTTTTATGACTAGTTCCTATtcttgtttgtgtgtgtgtgtattattGCAAAAGAAGTTTTTGCAGTCATGGAACTTAATTTACTCTTTTGAAAAATACTTATACttagtttatttatattttactttttatttcttgtCTTTTTGCAAAATGAGATGCTTATTAAGTAAACAAACACATTCTGATTGTGATCAGCATGCTCAGAAGTTACCTCTGCTAACTTCTTTTATCTGTATAATTCAGTCCACCTTTACTACACTCCCACAACTACCACTTCCTAAGGTTATTCACATTGCCTATTTTGGGTCATTGCTGTTGTTCTCAAAATCATCGTCACTAGCCAATTGTGCAGTTGTCATGATTCATGGCCGCTATGGGCCTAACTacttaatgaaaaaaaaattaagatattattctttatatttctaaaatattcATCTATAACCATCTAATGATGTCAGTTTGTTATCAAAACATAAtctttttgatgatgatttgacTTGAGCAGTGTATTCTCCACAGGTTCAAAAGATAAATGaggaacaaaagaaacaaatccgcAAAACTGAACGTGCACTTAAAGTTGCCGAGGTATGTGAGACTGTGAGTGCATACATTTTCTTGCCAATGTTGTGTAGGAtggtggtgattttgatgaaagtttttgtttttctattgaTATTCTTATTTAGGAAGAAATGTTAAAGGCAAAGCTAGAGGCAACTACCAAAGCAAAAGAGCTGAGCGAGGTAATAGTTTATTAGTTGAGCCCCTAAACCATGTAATCTTTTTAAATGTTGTTAGCCACCAGAAAACCTTAAAAGTAATCCATGATTATTAGCAACATGTGACTTCAATCTAAAACTGAAAAGAAATGTTTAATTCATGCCATTTTCTTGTATATAGATGAATGAAGGAAAGCTCGCACAAATATAAATAGCTCTCCtagtaaaaaaaatccttatatTATGTGATATTGGTAATTGGTTCTATTCCTGATAGTTtactataaaaataaactatcaGACAAGGTATATTGtggattttaaattttattaattgatgCTTACTGGTGTTAATGATCAGACTCATGGTGCTTGGCTTCCTCCTTGGCTGGCTGTACATTATATTCGTAGTAAGGTGAGTTTATGTTGTATGCTCTGTGACGTTGGTTAGAACAGCCTTATTCACATTatctaataattttcttttcttttttgttagtCCGTGGCTGAGAGTCATTGGAATGAACATGGGAAGCCTCTGTTGGAAGTGATATCTCAAAAGGTActatatgatatttattttggCTATCAGTCTTATGTTTTCTTCTGCTACTTCAATAAATTATAGATCCAGGtttaattcttcttcttcagcacACACAAGTCCTATTGATTTCTGTATTTTAACGCTTTTCCTATGCATTCTAGGCCCTAGAGAAAAAGGCACAAGCTGGAAAATGGGCTGAACCTCACGTGGAAACAATTAAAACCGTAAGTCTATCATTTATATCTTTCATACTTTTGATCTTTAGGTTACTGCAATTACTGTGCCCTGTGGTTAGATGTTGGATTTGCTTCATCcacaatttgtttgttttaccCGTGGTCCTGATAGCTTGTTGACCATTTAGGAGTTTCAACATTGGCAGAAAGCTCCTAGTGTGTTAAATACTTGGGCAAATTAAGTTATTATTTCTCACTCTTCCCTGTTTTCAACTGAAGAAATGGGTTCCAGCCGTGAAAGAACAGTGGTCTGTGGTGAAAACAAAGGCCGAACCTCATGTGCAGGCACTGACTTCAaagactgttgaggtttacaagTCCTCAAAGGATGCACTTGCTCCCCACTTGAACAAGGCAAAAGAATGTGTAGATCCTTATTATCAGGTATAAGTTTTTTCATTGAACTGTatggtttgtttgtttatgtttttcttgaGGTATTCTCAACTGGTTGACAGGAAGCTCGAAAGTTTAGCAAGCCATACATTGATCAGGTCGCTACTGCGGCTAAGCCTCATGTTGAGAATGTACAAGTGGTTCTGAAGCCCTACACAAAGAAGGTTGTTCTCGCTTATGGGAATTTCTTGGAATCAGCCACTGCATATCATCGCCAGGTTCAGACTTTACTTTCctactatttatatatttatgctAATCctcttgtattatttttttgaatggcaaatgttagtaattagttgttagattagttttttttctccttcattcGGGTTTCAACCCAGGACCTCCAACTCCTTATCCCTTAGCTCAAACCAGCTGTGCCCAACCCCTCCTGATCCTcttgtatttttgttgttgctgctgctgctgctgttgttagCAAGGCCGGCAAtgtgtgattttatttaatgCTGTATATCTCCTGCTCCATACTGTATATGCACACCAGATAATTGAAAATAGAATCTTCAGTTGGCTGTCTCTGTCTTTTGAAAGTTACAGCTGCTTTATTCCCACAATCTGAAATCTAGTCAAAGGCAACTTGATATTATGACATCACCATACTAATGTTTCCTCATCGTAGGGAGCTGTGTGTCTTCTTTTCATGATATGCTTTTTGGAGATTGCAACATGATATAGACATGGCAGTTACCCTTTCTGCTTATCATTTTGTGACGGGAATGTGAAActacaattttgattttatttcccTCACTGCTTATTCTTTGAAATTCTTATTAGTTCCAGATCTTGAACGGTTTGTTTTTTAATAGTTCACTATATAATAGTTTTCTTAGCTCCTTTTTGAGTGTTGAATTGTCTTTCGTTATTCAAGGTCCAAGCTACTGTTCAAGAGACGTTGAAAAAGCACGAGCTTACTAGACCTCTTGCTACCAAAGAATTGGAATGGTTTGCGGTATGTATCGGAGTATTTTCTATATCCTAAATATTAttactaaaatataaatatggttAGGTGGTTTGACAAACATATCAAATTGAAACTATGCAGGCCTCTGCCCTTCTGGCCTTGCCTATTATCTTAATAGCTAGAGTTTTTTCTGCCATTTTCTGGTTAGTCTTagatgtttgttttttctttttaaacccATActgatttgttttattttcctttCCATATATGCACTTCCTcgtatttgtattgaaaaaaagaGCACATAGTTACAAATGTTTTATCATCTGCAGTAGCAAAAAGGCAAGTAAACCCGCTCGAAGTGGAAACACCCACCATGCTCGTCGTAAAGCTAAGCGAGGTCATCCAGACAAGTAGATAGCATGAAGTTGGCTGCTGGTTTATTTTTTTCGGAGAGAAGTTTAGGTATGTTGTTCTGTTATTGTAGCATACATGATCCCTAGCAtgctttgatattttttttaccataagcTATGTTATTGACATGCGTGTCTGGTATGGGTTGCTTTgtaaataatacaattaactcATTTGTCACCTTGAATTTTTGATTTAGCAAGTTAAATAGTATTTACATCATTCATCATATATCATGTagatctaattttttatttggggAAAACTGTTTTGGGTGTTCAATTCAACACCTTTGGATGCCTTGTGTGATCTTAAATGTGCATATCCGACTTTTACGAAACATGTCCCAAAGTAAAACAGAGAGTAATGCATAAGCTTATGTTACACACATGCTTGGCATGTATGTCTGGTATGGGTTGCTTTGTAAATAACACAATAAACTCATTTgtcaacattaattttttattcagcGATTTAGATAGTATCTACATCATTATGCATCATGCACACCCTTGGATGCCTTGTGTGATCTTAAATATGCATATTTGACCGGTGCATTGGCATTGTCTGAGTGAGCATCTTATTGGCAGAGGGAAGGGTAGCTAAAGTGGAGGAAATTCAGGAATCGTTAACTGTCTCAGCAGTGGGACTTGGCGTGATCTTAAAAACTTGTGAAAATCAGGAATCACCAACTGTCTCCACAGTGGGACTCAGGATGCCTTGTGTGATCTTAAATGTTCATATCCGACTAgatgctttgaatttttttccttttcaaaaacaTAGATTTCAGAGGACACACCGTATACTTCTCCATTTGATTAGAAGAGTATATTTAGGTCCAAAACGTTTGAGAAAatataatgttttaatttttctttccttttaacTATAAAAGCACCATTTATTCTTCTCTGTTTAAATAGGTTTATGAAAATCCttgaaaaaggaaacaaaattaaaatacaatattttgtcaaaccGAGCAGTCTCTTAGTTGATTGCTGACTTTGAAATGTGAGAACTGAGAGTATTGGAGTTTGGACATTGAATTTTGGCTTCTGACATTGATTATCATACAGAAATATGAAGGAATGAAACTATGAATTAACTTCGACAAtgtagcatttcattaataagtTTATAGTTTTTAGCTTtctatgtttatgtttttgtttttcacaAATCATAGTTCAATATAGCACTGAAAAACACTTTCTGTATCTTGAATTTTGGCTTCTGACATTGATTATCATACAGAAATATGAAGGAATGAAACTATGAATTAACTTCGACAAtgtagcatttcattaataagtTTATAGTTTTTAGCTTtctatgtttatgtttttcacAAATCATAGTTCAATATAGCACTGAAAAACACTTTCTGTATCTTGCAGATGGCTGGCACATGTGGGGCTACATATTTATTTGAACGTGGGGCTTGAATGTTGCACTTCTTTTTGGGTTAGGTAAATTTAGGACGTTTCACTGTAGAGTTGGGCGCACAATATTGTTTGGGTGTTCATGTATTATGGCTGTTATATTTGTTATTAAACCTGGTACTCACtcttttatgttgattttttatttaaatttatagaCACTAGCAAAAGCATTTCCACTTTCAAGTATGTTTATTAGATTTAGAGCGCCTATTCCGGTTGTCTGTACTATAAGTTTATCACACAAAGAAACTGATTCATGGTTTATTCTTTGTTGGAACttcatgttttccctttttCATTTGGTTTATTCTTTGTTGTTAATCAAGTCTGTTGAAATGTCTTCTGAAAATTATGTAATGATACGTTTAGCGAACTAATTTGGTGATTTGTGGCTCAGTGGACAAAAGTACCATTTTCAATTTCACGATGTTAAGACGCACTGAATTTTAAGTGCACTTGTTCACTTCATCTAAGAGTTTTAagtattacatttttttttgctaacaaataacatttttcttctGTGTCTTTGGATTTATTTATACATGCTGCTATGCAGTTTATGCACTGAGCCTCTGTTGTAAATACATCCTTTGCTTGGATTGGGTGTGGGCAACGGGAGCAAAATTTTCGTTTGGATATACTTGTCACCTGTATTTACGACAATTTTTTCTGGAAGTTATTTGtcaaagaaatttttatttgCCATTGGTCGTATTTTGAATACAACTACAAGAGGCTGCTTAgcaattttatcatattttgcAACTATAACAGATCGTACtgtttaattaattactttGTTCATCGGTTTATGTAAATTTTACAAGGGTGATGGATATGTTTGCGCTAGTAGACGTCTTGTTTACTGACCTAAATATTGGTTTAGGCAATTAACCAAATGATGAGTTGTGCAATCACGTCTCAATTTCGTATACATATGAGTTGTGCAATCACGTCTCAATTTCCTATACATATTTCTGTCAACAGAGATGGGATTAAGAGGACGTTGCTTAAAAAAAAGACGAGGTGTCTTATTCGAACAACTATTTTGAGACAACCAAATATATACAAGACAATGTGGGTATTGATACAAATCAAAGCAAgcaaaaaatgattaaaaaaaatcacctaGCTTTGTACGGAGTACCGTTCTTCTCACCAAGGGTGTTTAAAACAGAATCAATCCAATAGAAAAATCGCAAactgaaccaatccaaaccgaaacTGCAAAAACCGCATTTGGTTTGGATGTAATCGGATCATTTTCTTGCTCAACCGtatgatttggtttggtttgcggttttcattttaccaattgaaccgaaccaaaccaaaccgcaacataagaaaaatgttagttAAATATATCTCACCTAAGAccaatactcatagaaactcaatggaagtttttataaaatgacatatttttttatcttgttagattctttctttactttttatttaaaaacgtGCTTATGTGCCACTTGaaattttagagaatgataaaatcttagtCTTTTGCATTTCTTACAAAATAGGATTACGTTTTGTCCATGTTTTTTATGCAGTCTATATTGTCGAAAACATTGTAAAATGAAAACGAAATTGtaatatttgatgaaatttaaaacattgctgAAAATAAGTTGTGTTTAATCTTTTTtacttgattttaatgttggaaacTAAAAATTGAATCGTCTCGAAAAAGCTCGCACCAACCAATCCAACCCAAAccacattggtttggtttgttcggattttatttttaaagtcaaCCGAAGCAAACCAAATCGCGTGCTTTTTTATCTTGCGGTATATAATTGGAAAATAGGTAAGGTAAACAATAACATTCAAAAAGTTATTTGGTGCAAAGGGCACAGGCATCACAGGGCTACTGCTTTTTTAGTAACCCGTCCCGCACGAAACTTTGAAGGACATTTAAAACCAATTATAGATAActactatttaattatttattcatattCAAGTCTAACCAATCACCGGTCTCCTAACGATAATTAATTTAGTAGGAATTAGGCCAGTAAGTATCTAGACCATTAATGCAGTTCTCCATTCCCATGTACCTATTACCATTTGAGTCATTATTGCTGTTGCTCATGGTTTCTAGTACTccaatattattaataatattctGATCTGCATCAACATAACTATTCATTGTTGCATGAGCAAAATGTGGGGAATGTTGCATTGGCCGCAAAGTGGTTTGTGTTGTTGTGGTAGCTCCTCCTCCTCCGCCCGATCCAAGGTTCAAATTAAGCCCTGAAATGCTGAATCCTTCTCCTACTGTTGCTGAAGATGCAGGGTAGTTCAACTGGGAATATTGCATCATTGGTGCGGTAGTACTACAGttgatgtaattattattatgctGATTCCGTCCGTAAAGGAAATTACGAGGAGCAGAAGGAAAATCTTCATGCAGATACTGCATCATTGGTGGTGGTGGCATCGATATCAGATTTATGTTATTAGGACCTATTTCATGCATGCTATAAGGATTCAATCCTGCTCTTGTATTGTTGTTGGAACTAGAATTACAAGGGTACTTTTTTCCACTGCCACTCTTCTTGAAAATCCGACAAATCACCCATTCATCCTGCTGCGCAGCGCATATCACAATTAGTTAGTTTGCTCACTTTCTTTGCACAATAATAAGGGCATGTAATTATTAAATGCACTAGTAAAGTGCAAGATTGTAGGCATCTtattcaaattttggttaagTCTAtcacaattttacaaaatcaacttAAAATGTGAACGATGATTTATCAACACATGTTCGGATTATATCTCATCTAATCTAACATGCTAAAATTGAACATCTACTAAGTGTGACTCGAGTGGTTTGAGACCATGTGATCCAATCAATTAGTGGAGGAGTAACTTTCTTACCATTAATATGACTATAAGGATGACGTGCAAGCTTTTATAGATGTagagaaaaagataaagaaaacacaGATGTAAAATTCAAACACATTATCAGTAAGCTAACGACTTAATTATTGTCATAAATCTATGCCTGTATATTATACTACATACCTTGTTTGTTCTAAAGGTGGATTTAGAGTGAATACGGTATTCATGCATGACCCAATTACTTTTCTCTCCTCGAGGAGCTCTGCCTTTGTAAAAGACCAATGTCTTCTTCATTCCAACCAACTCCGATGTAACACTGTCGAAGATTTCTCTGTCTTTCCCTGTGGTCTTCCAGTATCCGGTGTTTGTTGCTCGATTCGTTCTCACACCGGTTGGATATTTACGATCTCTCATATTGAAAAAGTACCATTCCTTTTCTCCCATCTTTGCCTTCCCTAAAATATTCATGCACGATAAAGacaaacttcattttttttttgtacgcaattttttctttcttaattgtTTAATGAGAATatcaacatcattttataatgtttaCAACTATATATAGTATGTATGCACATAAATCGCATAAGGTTTATTTGGGACTAAAATAATCATACAAGgtgtccttcaaaaaaaataaaatcatataaggTTATACACACTAGTGCGCGCGTGTGTATACATACCTGGTAGCTCCCATGGTTCAGATTTGTTGAGATCTATATCAGTTATTGCTTTGCCTGTAAAACTAGAATCTGATATCTTGTTTATGAGATAGCAAGTGATGAGTTCTTCATCTGTAGGATGAAATCGAAATCCCGGTGGTAGGGTTTCCTCTTTTCCACCACTTTCTTCCATTAATTCTATATCCTTGGTCCTCTCCTTCTCCATCTGTGTATACCGCACAAAAAGTTACATAATCATAGATTTCTTAATTAGTTTAAACCATGCAAGCACAAAAATTAAGTTCAATTAAGCATGTTCTAAGTTCACTTGCTAGCACATTCTTGGGATAAAATTAATAAGACATGTCCTTGAAAAGTAGGAATTGTGAGAGAGATGAATGTGAATAAAGAAGTTGCTTACTTGCGCATGGATTGAGAGAGACAAATTCTTCTTAATGTTAGGTATTGATGCTTTATATATATTGAGTGGTAGTCATATATGTCATTCAGTAGGAAACGAAATTAACAGTAACTTGAAGGATACTGCAAAGTTGTAGAGAGCTTTCTAGTTACTACTAATCATGCATATATATGAAGTTAAATGAGGAATTTAAGTATTAAGGCAAAGAAGAAAACAGTGGAGGAGTGTGTTTTTTAAGCTTCCACCAAATGTGGGTCTTCACCTtcaagtttttttatatatagaccAGCTTGCTAGCtgtaaaatttaaatcattaagggttttatttttttttatttttttaggcaaatgttagtaattaaaTGTTATGTTAATTTTCAGAATCGAACCCAAGTTGTCTCCTTAAAATTTAGTGCATGACTACCCAAACGAATTACATACGTGAACACAGGAGACTTAGAGAGTGAAAATCTTATCAaaagaaatttcaaaaatatttttttatcacaaaattaactaattataattaatcaaatatttaGTTAATGTGATGTTGTCATGCGTAAATAGCTCATCATATCCTGAGTTCAAtccacataatattttttttttttttttttgtgatgaccGAGAaacccggaccttgcatatatattatgcatttccatatatttgtcaaaaaaaaaactaacgcctataaaaaataaaaaataaaaactaaatgtGAAGTTAAACGTTTACTTCTAATTATTAAGACTATAAGAGGAGTTTTTTACTCTTCCCTTAATCAATCAATCACATCCACATGCATATACCAGGCtgtttgttcttgtttttgtttaagcaaacaattatttattttaaaaaaataattacttttaagagttttatccaaacaaactaaatttgTTAGGactcttttatatagttgtattcaAACAAATtagattaactttttttaaaataatttatattgtgATAGACAAACATAAAATAGATTGATACCAGGAgacaaacataaaacaaattttagtttttatagagtctctaaattattaaatatcaattttttttttaattcgtAACAAATGAGTTTTGTACTCCATCCACTTTAGTTTAATATTTGCTTTAGCAAATTAAATGTCGCTTCGTCATTtcattacattattttttttttgaggggccattattaattttatgtttccaatttttctctcatttattaaatatgaaacattagtttttatcttaaattttcaTTAAGCAAATATGAGGCTTGCATTTATTAATAATCATGCTTGATTTTCCTTTTTGACAAGCAAAAACAAAGGTAGTCAAACCCTTACAAAACAAGAGGatctttccctaaaaaaaagaaaaaacaagaggATCTTATTTATAGTCATTTTATGAACAAAGTCATTTATTAGTTCACTTAGACAAAACCAATTTTTAAGCCACATTATCTATGTACGTAGTTATAGAGTTTGATCTCTTGAGTTTGGTAAAACTCTTATAAATGACGAAACTCTCTTTTAAGAGATTTAATATTGTTGTCCTTTAGGGTTGGATTTGAATCGAAAACCTTATAAAAGATCCCTTATTATCTAATCATAATGCTTGAAGGAAGTACTCTGTCAATGATCGATCATTGTGGAATTGGAGTGTGTAATGTATTACACAATAGTATTTTTTGAattcttaataataataataataataggcacaacccatttggggttggcctagtggttggtttgggatcttggagtttgctcc
It encodes:
- the LOC11437083 gene encoding uncharacterized protein isoform X3, translated to MAPPKLFVFAISVALIFSFVTSEADVSIEDSDSSALKIQLDQLNSKIQSLESQISEKTQELKKKDQVIAEKEKLFQDKLSSIQSLQNEVASLQKKGSLDAEEQVGKAYARAGELQKQVDKLKSELEAQNSEKVNWESRVAKLEKKIHDLNSKLEDVQKINEEQKKQIRKTERALKVAEEEMLKAKLEATTKAKELSETHGAWLPPWLAVHYIRSKSVAESHWNEHGKPLLEVISQKALEKKAQAGKWAEPHVETIKTKWVPAVKEQWSVVKTKAEPHVQALTSKTVEVYKSSKDALAPHLNKAKECVDPYYQEARKFSKPYIDQVATAAKPHVENVQVVLKPYTKKVVLAYGNFLESATAYHRQVQATVQETLKKHELTRPLATKELEWFA
- the LOC11437083 gene encoding uncharacterized protein isoform X2; amino-acid sequence: MAPPKLFVFAISVALIFSFVTSEADVSIEDSDSSALKIQLDQLNSKIQSLESQISEKTQELKKKDQVIAEKEKLFQDKLSSIQSLQNEVASLQKKGSLDAEEQVGKAYARAGELQKQVDKLKSELEAQNSEKVNWESRVAKLEKKIHDLNSKLEDVQKINEEQKKQIRKTERALKVAEEEMLKAKLEATTKAKELSETHGAWLPPWLAVHYIRSKSVAESHWNEHGKPLLEVISQKALEKKAQAGKWAEPHVETIKTKWVPAVKEQWSVVKTKAEPHVQALTSKTVEVYKSSKDALAPHLNKAKECVDPYYQEARKFSKPYIDQVATAAKPHVENVQVVLKPYTKKVVLAYGNFLESATAYHRQVQATVQETLKKHELTRPLATKELEWFAASALLALPIILIARVFSAIFCKKASKPARSGNTHHARRKAKRGHPDK
- the LOC11437083 gene encoding uncharacterized protein isoform X1; this translates as MAPPKLFVFAISVALIFSFVTSEADVSIEDSDSSALKIQLDQLNSKIQSLESQISEKTQELKKKDQVIAEKEKLFQDKLSSIQSLQNEVASLQKKGSLDAEEQVGKAYARAGELQKQVDKLKSELEAQNSEKVNWESRVAKLEKKIHDLNSKLEDVQKINEEQKKQIRKTERALKVAEEEMLKAKLEATTKAKELSETHGAWLPPWLAVHYIRSKSVAESHWNEHGKPLLEVISQKALEKKAQAGKWAEPHVETIKTKWVPAVKEQWSVVKTKAEPHVQALTSKTVEVYKSSKDALAPHLNKAKECVDPYYQEARKFSKPYIDQVATAAKPHVENVQVVLKPYTKKVVLAYGNFLESATAYHRQVQATVQETLKKHELTRPLATKELEWFAASALLALPIILIARVFSAIFCSKKASKPARSGNTHHARRKAKRGHPDK
- the LOC11432499 gene encoding protein CUP-SHAPED COTYLEDON 3 isoform X2; translation: MEKERTKDIELMEESGGKEETLPPGFRFHPTDEELITCYLINKISDSSFTGKAITDIDLNKSEPWELPGKAKMGEKEWYFFNMRDRKYPTGVRTNRATNTGYWKTTGKDREIFDSVTSELVGMKKTLVFYKGRAPRGEKSNWVMHEYRIHSKSTFRTNKDEWVICRIFKKSGSGKKYPCNSSSNNNTRAGLNPYSMHEIGPNNINLISMPPPPMMQYLHEDFPSAPRNFLYGRNQHNNNYINCSTTAPMMQYSQLNYPASSATVGEGFSISGLNLNLGSGGGGGATTTTQTTLRPMQHSPHFAHATMNSYVDADQNIINNIGVLETMSNSNNDSNGNRYMGMENCINGLDTYWPNSY
- the LOC11432499 gene encoding protein CUP-SHAPED COTYLEDON 3 isoform X1; protein product: MEKERTKDIELMEESGGKEETLPPGFRFHPTDEELITCYLINKISDSSFTGKAITDIDLNKSEPWELPGKAKMGEKEWYFFNMRDRKYPTGVRTNRATNTGYWKTTGKDREIFDSVTSELVGMKKTLVFYKGRAPRGEKSNWVMHEYRIHSKSTFRTNKQDEWVICRIFKKSGSGKKYPCNSSSNNNTRAGLNPYSMHEIGPNNINLISMPPPPMMQYLHEDFPSAPRNFLYGRNQHNNNYINCSTTAPMMQYSQLNYPASSATVGEGFSISGLNLNLGSGGGGGATTTTQTTLRPMQHSPHFAHATMNSYVDADQNIINNIGVLETMSNSNNDSNGNRYMGMENCINGLDTYWPNSY